The Plasmodium vinckei vinckei genome assembly, chromosome: PVVCY_06 genome contains a region encoding:
- a CDS encoding trimethylguanosine synthase, putative, with product MIKIKYKDFNGVNKGKKNGRDQMDWLNFLVHPCYYTIFDLGKDDLLNEEIRLNFLYYAENLNIYDKEEVLGLYKKNDNIARELSFTKSCELIKKSYKLKIPIIFQNLKNFDLHKNDIIDYLSISYKLGHNCIVRKQMKKVEKKNSFILDSEMIYSMTPEYISNKIANNILVSNKINCLKMKGSMLSEGEDKKYTEGVVDKNGINKLYKDNKNIVTIHLDPFAGAGGNCNSMKNVFTIASDINLNRLKQCQHNCEFYNKNIDYILCDFFNIVDHFREDVIDVVFLSIPWGGPSYKKKNKFDLKNKEKNLCVHTCLKESMKLTKNIIIYLPRNVCINDLYFLFKTYKRLCTLKSKDTKINCIENEKGEIQNLGFSKKCDMLIELYVNRNRCTYKDICENNLMNYYYYYFNKKKNIYNNKIKYDKVKNMFKINIDQCNNYLKETSEIKDECISNKKFPTDDVSFQINEPVTNDKVCKTFRKRNNTLWKWHNTCMVIYLGDISKKVKDTKMINYNYVYYIHNRLGRAVTRFYRNSCKSSDYKYSNRNMSIYRLLYNEKIKNVFDVMESLERKPFHPFKRQKTNNNEELKKSKLQGIRVILKNIVILKYRVKKMLYKVVSYILQMFYNNIKNLIGFDNFSFFNKIYINLEKIQHKFLTRKVYRNTNIKKYVTYIYSHYIDNNSGLNMMINHFNVIIMKIKKELILLFGIYLYDINFLKYYFKYHKINILINNMCKKNMENIHYIIVRLLFNFLMYICIFLNILNNNIRLQEYINKNIINNGSDDFSNLLKIPVKDFVNIFDINKNNFLFSFQKFIKRIILLSIQIEVFGKSLTMDKTINCFFHFIFKKYDIDYLLNYIRNNNEEENINENWHRLCLFLIMINFFTKQFFYNTNVTSYLDYFNSLNYFYFNRMRILSHGCKGYSNLFIFNFSNFMEKHFCVQIL from the coding sequence atgataaaaattaagtACAAAGATTTCAATGGAGTGAATAAAGGTAAAAAGAATGGAAGAGATCAAATGGATTGGTTGAACTTTTTAGTTCATCCATGTTACTATACAATTTTTGATCTAGGGAAAGatgatttattaaatgaagaaattcgtttaaactttttatattacgcagaaaatttaaatatttatgataaAGAGGAAGTATTaggattatataaaaaaaatgataatattgcAAGAGAATTAAGTTTTACAAAAAGTTgtgaattaattaaaaagagttataaattaaaaattcctataatatttcaaaatttaaaaaattttgatttacataaaaatgatataattgATTATTTGTCTATAAGTTATAAATTAGGACATAATTGTATAGTAAGAAagcaaatgaaaaaagtggaaaaaaaaaatagttttatCCTTGATAGTGAAATGATATATTCTATGACACCTGAgtatatatcaaataaaattgctaataatatattagttagtaacaaaataaattgtttGAAAATGAAGGGAAGCATGCTGAGTGAGGGagaagataaaaaatatactgaAGGTGTggttgataaaaatggaattaacaaattgtataaagataataaaaatattgtaacCATTCATTTAGATCCATTTGCTGGGGCAGGAGGGAATTGTAACAGtatgaaaaatgtatttacaATAGCATCggatataaatttaaatcgTTTAAAACAATGCCAACATAATTGTGAATTTTATAACAAGAATATagattatattttgtgtgacttttttaatatagtAGACCATTTTAGAGAAGATGTGATCGatgttgtttttttaagtatCCCTTGGGGTGGGCcgtcatataaaaaaaaaaataaatttgatttaaaaaataaagaaaagaatTTGTGTGTGCATACATGTTTAAAAGAATCAAtgaaattaacaaaaaatataattatatatttacctAGAAATGTGTGTATTaatgatttatattttctttttaaaacatataaaaggTTATGTACTTTGAAAAGTAAagatacaaaaataaattgtatAGAGAATGAGAAAGGggaaatacaaaatttgGGGTTTTCTAAAAAATGTGATATGCTTATAGAGTTGTATGTAAATAGGAATAGGTGCACATATAAGGATATttgtgaaaataatttaatgaattattattattattattttaataagaaaaagaatatatataataacaaaataaaatatgataaagtaaaaaatatgtttaaaattaatattgatcagtgtaataattatttgaaagAAACTagtgaaataaaagatgaatgtattagtaataaaaaattcccAACTGATGACGTAtcttttcaaataaatgagCCAGTTACAAATGACAAGGTTTGTAAGACATTCCGAAAAAGGAATAATACCTTATGGAAATGGCATAACACTTGTATGGTTATTTATTTGGGggatatatcaaaaaaagttaaagatacaaaaatgataaactacaattatgtttattatatccACAATAGATTGGGAAGAGCAGTTACAAGGTTTTACAGAAATAGTTGTAAGAGTAGTGactataaatatagtaaCAGAAATATGTCTATATATAGATTATTGTACAATGAGAAGATCAAAAATGTTTTTGATGTTATGGAAAGTTTGGAAAGAAAGCCTTTTCACCCTTTTAAGAGACAAAagacaaataataatgaagaatTAAAGAAAAGTAAATTACAAGGTATTAGGGTTattctaaaaaatattgttattttaaaatatagagtaaaaaaaatgttatataaaGTGGTTAGctatatattacaaatgttttataacaatataaaaaatttaattgggtttgataattttagtttttttaataaaatatatattaatttggaaaaaattCAACACAAATTTTTAACAAGAAAAGTTTATagaaatacaaatataaaaaagtatgtaacatatatatattcacatTATATTGACAACAATTCAGGATTAAATATGATGATAAATCATTTCAATGtaattataatgaaaattaaaaaagaacttatacttttatttgggatatatttatatgatattaattttttaaaatattattttaaatatcataaaataaatatattaattaataatatgtgtaaaaaaaatatggaaaacaTTCACTATATTATTGTCAGACTACTTTTTAACTTTCTtatgtatatttgtatttttttaaatattttaaataataatatacgATTACaagaatatattaataaaaatataataaataatggaTCTGAtgatttttcaaatttattaaaaataccAGTAAAAGATTTTGTCAACatatttgatataaataagaataattttttgtttagttttcaaaaatttataaaaagaattattttaCTCTCTATTCAAATTGAAGTTTTTGGAAAATCTTTAACTATGGATAAGACtataaattgtttttttcattttatttttaaaaaatatgatatagattatttattaaattatattcgtaataataatgaggaagaaaatataaatgagaATTGGCATCGATTATgtctatttttaattatgattaatttttttacaaaacaatttttttataatacaaATGTAACATCATATTTGgattattttaattctttaaattatttttatttcaatagAATGCGTATTTTATCACATGGTTGTAAAGGTTACtcaaatttgtttattttcaattttagtAACTTTATGgaaaaacatttttgtGTGCAAATTTTATAG
- a CDS encoding peptidyl-prolyl cis-trans isomerase, putative, translating into MKIPNPRVYLDVAIGGRNAGRLIFELFMDKLPITSENFRCLCTGETGLGYYLKPRWYKNSLIHRIVTDFMFQGGDFNFGNGYGGESIYGQYFRNEKFIYKHSKRGILSMCQTSIKHTNNSQFFVTFKSCPWLDKKHVVFGHLEYGFDTLSYIEEQATLIGKPKKQVYIYNCGAIPLDRIKYKSRTNMHDDYIIPEIEMPLLEKEIEFNENSDINELKKMYKNSKRF; encoded by the exons atgaaaataccCAACCCTCGAGTTTATTTGGATGTTGCTATTGGGGGGAGGAATGCAGGAAGATTGATATTTGaa CTGTTCATGGATAAATTGCCAATAACCAGTGAAAATTTTCGATGTCTCTGTACAG gtGAAACAGGGTTAGGTTATTACTTAAAACCAAGGTGGTATAAGAATTCGTTAATCCATAGAATAGTTACTGATTTt ATGTTTCAAGGAGGGGATTTTAATTTTGGGAATGGATATGGAGGAGAGTCAATATATGGCCAATACTTTCGAAATGAAAAGTTTATTTACAAGCACTCAAAAAGAg GTATTTTATCAATGTGTCAAACTAGTATAAAGCATACAAATAATTCTCAGTTTTTTGTGACATTTAAAAGTTGTCCTTGGCTAGACAAGAAGCAT gTCGTTTTTGGGCACCTTGAATATGGGTTTGATACACTATCATATATTGAAGAGCAAGCTACATTAATTGGGAAGCCCAAAAAGCAAGTTTACATATACAACTG CGGAGCTATTCCATTGGAcagaattaaatataagtCTCGGACCAATATGCATGACGATTATATTATAcca GAAATAGAAATGCCATTGTtggaaaaagaaattgaatttaatgaaaattcaGACATTAACgagttgaaaaaaatgtacaaaAATAGCAAACGGTTTTAG